In Candidatus Stygibacter australis, the genomic window TGTTTGACCGTTATGAGCAAGATATTAATATCATTATCTCATATCTTTGTATGGGATTAGGAGTTATAATTCCCTGATCAACCATTGCGAAGGCATCAGCCTATGCGTGGCTCCGGCTCCAGACTATGTTCCACCTCCGTCTCGACAAGCGACAAGCCATTCGCAAGGTTTTGGCTAGTGGTATTGAACAGTCTCTTACTGAATAAAATTTAATAGATAGAGAAATAATTTGACTTAACATTAGTTATAAGATATTTTTGATTTTGTGTTGGGTAAGATCACACATCTTAATAATTGGGAAACGGGATAAGTATAATATAACAACAAGAGCCTTATGCAAAGGATGGTTATGATGAAAAGAGCGATGATGTTATTACTATTATTATGGACAATTGGTTTATGGAGTTTTATCTGCTGGGATGAGAGTGGGGCACTTGTAGCAAAATCTAATAATCTAAGCTGGGATAAGGGTGGATTAGAGTTATCCGATGGTAATCTTCTGGTAGTATGGAGTGATTCGGAGAGTGAATGGCAGCAAATGAAAGCAATGAAAGTGAATGAAATGGGCGAGCAAATCTGGGCAGCTCCGGTTTTATTATGTAATAGTGTCAGCTTATACCCAAGGGCAATAGAGCTTCTGGAGACGGATACTGGAGTAGTGATCAGCTGGCTTGAGCAGGAAGAAATTACCAGCTTACGAACACAGAAAATTGACCTTTCAGGTAATAAACTATGGGGCGAGGATGGATTAAGTTTTGATATGGGGACTGGATATTCGAGTGGACCCAAACTGTGGCTAATAGAAGGTGAAGCAGGAGGATTATTCTTAGTTTTGCATGAATTTGACTGGCCCCAGGAAGTAAAGGCTATTTATCTTAATTCAGACGGAGAATTGGGCCAGGATTGGTCGGCAGAAGGAAATATTATTCTCTCAAGTATGTGTGAATTACCCTTTTTTGTAATTTCTGATGGATATGGTGGAATATTAGTGGGATATCTTGATTATGGATATGGGATTTTTCAGCGCTGCACAAATGAGGGTGAATTATTGTGGGGAGAAGCAGGAATAGAGCATCCGTTAGATGCATGGAACTTACAGATATATTTACATGAGCCAGGGGAATACAGATTCATATATGAGAATGATAATCAGTTTTATTTAAATGGGTTGGATGCGAGCGGTGAGTTTTTATGGGCAGACCCGATAGAGATATTTACCCTGCCAGAAGAGGCAAGTTACAGATATGATGTGGAGATATCCAGTGACGGCAGTTATCTGATAGCCTGGCGCGAGGGTGATCAGCTCAAAGCTCAGAAAGTAATTTTAGGAGAAGAACCATTATGGGGAGAAGACGGATTAATAATTGGCAATGATTTCACGACTTATTCATATTTTAATATTATTCCCGATGATAGTGGAGGTGCATATATAGCTTGGGATAATGTAGGGGCTAACCCGGATATATTTCTATTTCAACATATAGATTCAGATGGAGAACCATATTTTGGCGAAATTGGTTATGGGGTGGAGGTATGCGAAAAGAATGGTTATGATATGCAGGTTTTCGTGGAGTCTAATGACTCAGCGAAATTTATCTGGTATAGTGGTGAGGATACCCTTTCTGCGATAAAAATGCAGGTTGTATCCAGTTCAGGAGAATTGCTGCTTGAGCCGGAGAGTAGAGATATTTATTCATTGTTCAGATTATTTGAGGGAGATAGAAAGATGGTTTGCTGGGAGGATTATTCTGCTTTTATCACAGAATATTGTTTTACTGGTAAAACAGAGATCCGCTGTCAGATTTTGGAGGACGAAACAGGCAACAGGTTATTTCCTGAGCAGGCTCAGACAATACTTAGTCAACAAGATATGCGCTATGAAATACTGGATTGCGCCTTTGATGAAGAAGAGGAGCTATTGTATGTGACTTTTAGTATTTATTCCAATACAGATGCCCAGCATAATCTGGGAGTTCAAGCTATGGACCTAGATGGCAACTTACTTTATGGTGATACTGGTTTATTGATCAGTGACTGGGAAGATGGAACAAGTTATGAGCATGTGTTACTAAGACCAGAATCCGGTGGTATGCGAATTGTGTGGAATGAGACCTGCCCTGAAATTACTGCGCAAGCAATCTGGCGGATGCAGCAGTTAGATAATGAGGGATTAGTATGGTCTGAGGCAGTGAATTTGTGTGGAGCAACCACAATTAGTTACAAGAAAATAGTACTTACAGGAGATTATCTGGTTTGGATATATGGAGACTATGTCCGCGTGTTGAAATTTGATCAGATGGGGAATATTGATCCTGCCTGGAATGGAGACTATCTGGAAACAGCAGAACTTGGAGATTTTTTTGATTTATTTGTCCACGAGACTGATGAAGGTATGATACTGCTGACAAAAATCACAATTTGGGGTGATAATGATGAACTATATGGCTATTTAATCTCAGATCAGGGTGAATTTCTGTGGGGAGCAGAAGGTAGATTGCTGATGGAATTAGAGGGCTATGGTCGATTTGTTCTAACTGACAATTATTTTTATCGGGAGACAGGCGGGGATTGGAGCTACCAACGGATAATTGAGAAATATAATTATGAAGGTGAAATGCTCTGGGATGAAAGTGTAATGTGGATGGAATATGGTCAGGTTCATGATACCCAGATACTGGTTAGAGATGATAAGTTTTATATTTATTACTGCCAGGAAACTGGAGAGACCAGCAGAAGGGTGCTCACCATAAAAGGGTATAATGATGATGGGAGTATTATAGCAGGGATACCCACTGAAGGACTCGCGATCTGTGATGAATCTGGCAGTCAATGGATGGGAGCTGTGAAAGCCTCAGAAGAGGGCAAAGACGTGGTGTTCTGGTATGATTATCGTAACAGCGCAATTGGAGCTTCAACTCCCAGTGTATATGCTCAGAAAATAGATTTAACGGTTCTGGAAAATGGGAATAATAATATTGTGAATCCACCTGTGATCATCCGCAATTATCCCAATCCGTTCAGCCTGGGTACCTGGTTTGAAATCCAGGATGAGACAACCAGGGGAACGGGTACTATTGAGATTTATAATATCAAAGGTCAGAAATTGAAAACTCTGGATCTGGAGAGAGACGGGGAATATTGGGATGGAACTGACTCCCAGGGGAAAAAGGTTAGTGTCGGGATCTATCTCTACCGATTAAAGGGAGGAGCGTCCGGCAATGGTAACGGGAAAATGCTGATATTAAAATAAGAATGAGCAACTATCAGCATGAATTCCCTTGAAATGGTCTGATTTAATTCTATTGCAGTTTCATTTCATACAGAGAATTCTGGGAATCACTGACGAAGAAGAAGCTTTGGCGATCAGGTAGGTAACAAACGCCTTCTGGTTTGGCAAAGGATTGCGAATATTCGGCAATAACTCCGGTTTCAGGAGTCCAGGCAAAAAGGGCTTTATTCTGGTCACTTAATACCCAAACTCAATTATTTAAGCTGCAAAAAGCAGCAGCAATCATTGCCTGGAACGCAGAACCAGAAGAATTAAAGCATAATTGGGAGATAACGTTCAATGCCTGGTACACAAAAAACTATCGTGGAATCAACAAGATGAAGACGCCTTATATGTGGTATGTGAGTAACTTTGTAAATCGTAACTAAATAAGCTAGGGGCTCAATTTGTTGAAAATAATCAACAAAAGTTGTAAGAAATCATCATTTTTTAAATATGGGTTAAAGGCAGAAATCTCACTCATTGGTGTAAATCATTAATTATCAATATCTTAGAAAAAGATTACAGTTGTGGAACAATTATCGCTTTAATAAATAGCAATTAGAGGAGAGTTTGAATCTGGTATAGAGGAGGAGGATTTTTAAATTTCTTGAAGTTCCGAAATAACAGGTTTGCTGTAATTTCAAGTAAAAGTTAAATGCAATTATCAACATAATATGATAGTCACAAGGATTCATGAGGTAAATGTTACTATAAAAAATTTCTAAATTTAGGATAAAGGTGTCGTAAAATTAATGTTGACATTTATCAACAAAAGAGAATCTATGAATTAAGAAGAGTAGTATTTAACATGAATTAAAAAATTGGAACAGGGTTAAGCCGTGCAGCATTTTAAATTAAGAGAAATATTCTTTAGAGCTTATTTTATATTATCACTTTTGATAATAGCAGGTATTTTGGCAGTGATCATCAAACCATCCTGGGTAATGAAGGATGGTTTAGCATATAAGGTTGAAGTCAATTCTCTAACAAATGCACAAGCAGTCTGCTTTGTAGATAACCCTCGGTATGATAAAGTTCTGGCAGTTGAAAGAGGTGGAAACTGCGTGATCAAATACCAGAATTCTAAGACAGGTCTTCTCTCTGAGCATGAATATTATGGTATAACAGCTCAGAGAGTTCCAATGATCTGGGAACATAATAATGCCTGGTTCTGTGTAAAAAAGGGAGATGCAAGTTTATTACTTGTTAATGCCTTTGATTCCAATGGTGATCCAAATGCTGAAATGAGACTTATCCATCAACCATTTTATAAGGGAAAGCTATTCACATCTGAAACAGAGGTTGGTGACAAGAAAATATATGGCTTCAAAGTGGATGATGATCTTTTGGCTGGTTTTAAATTAAGTGAAGATAGAGATTCATTACGATTAGTATTTTCAGAAAAAGTATATAAAGCGATAAACAATACGACAATATTAAGTTACAATGAATCAAAAGTATATCAATCGCTCTCTGATTCTTTATCAACGTGGCTAAAAATGAATGTCAGCAAAGAGGATGTTTTTAAGATAATTGCCAATACAAGAAAAGCTATGTGGTTTAGGAATCAGAAGGAAAATGGAAAATTGGAAGGCATGCTGGGAGGCCAGATCATGGCTTCACATGACATCAATGGTGATGGTTATAATGATTTTATAATACTAACCGGGGGAACAAGATTTACACCAAACAGTTTGATCTGTTATGATCCCATTAATAAAGAGAAACTCTGGGAATATGCTTATTATGAAGGATTTATAGATTTTGATATTGCTGATATTGATAATGATAATATACCAGAAATAATAATCGGCACCTCAGCGCCAAGTGGCAGGCATGGGGCAAACTGGTTTGATCTGGAAGACCCTCTTTACAGCTTTTACTGTTCGTTACTAATATTAGATAATCATGGTAAGATAAAAGAATTAAATGGAGAAAAGGCACATTATATAACTGGCGGATTCGGTTGGGTCACAAAATTTTGTGTTCTGCCAGATAGTCGAATTGTATTAGGGGTTGATAATTATTTAAACCAGGAGAAGAAATTTCTGCAAATACTTGACCCTGCAACTGGCAAAGTTGATACGCTGAATATCGGTTTCACTAACCTTTTAGAATTAGATCTGATAGATGACAAATTAGTTATGATACACAGGAAAGGAAATCATCATTATAAAACAGTATTTAATGATGAATTTGAGGAAATAGATACTAGTTACTTCGAAAGTGAACATGTATTGAGAACTTTATTTAAAAAAAATAGGATTATATATAATAAGAAATTATTTTGGTTTATGAGTCCCTTGACAATTCTCGATAAGGATTTCAAAGTAATTTACCAGAATCTCGATATCGGTGGTTGTTTTGCTTTGCAGAGTAAAGACGATAATGTAAATATAATGGCAAACACGGGAAATGACGAAGCGACATTGTATAACATAAAATTGCTGAAAAATGATATTTTTAATTCAAATTTAATTGTATTATGGCTTATATTAGTTGTAGGATATCTGGTTTATATCATTACCAAGGCATTTTTCAATTTACCTGCCATGGCCCTGGATGGCAGTTATGCCGTATTATATAATATACTGGGTTTTGTGTACAATTGGAGAATATTTGGAGTAGGAAGAGTATATTCACAACCTGTGATAGGCTGTTTATCCAGAAAAAGATTTGAAGATATTATGAGTGATATTACGGATAGCTACCAGGAAGTAAAGACCCGCAATCTGGGTTTGATAAAACTGCAGTTTTACCGAATGGTAATAGGTAATGAGATGCATATTATGCAGCGAATAGCGCACGACATCAAAAATCAGGTGCATCTTGTAAATATGAGATTGATGGAAAGTAATCTGGAAGAAGATGATGACCTGGTGGGGGCAATGCAGGAAATATTTGAAAAATCTTCAATGTTATCAGACTTTTCCAGAATAAATCTCATGCAGAAAACTGAAGTTGATCTTGTTACTCTGATCGATAACGCTGTAATGAAATTTTATGGACATCCTCGTTATAATGACATTGTCTGGAAGTTTTCAGAGGATAGATTAATTGTTAATGCAGATGAGAATCTGCTCCATATAGCAGTTTTGAATTTGCTGGATAACAGTTTAAAGTATTCTCCTTTCGGATCAAAGGTCATAATAACATTGGATCAAGAGAAATCCAATGTTGTGTTAGCGATCAGTAATCAATTGAAAGATAATAAAATTGAGATTACCAAAGGGAGTGGAATTGGACTAATGGCAACAAATAAGATCATTAGTGCACATGGGGCAATTTTCAGGTTAAGTATCGAGGAAGAGGCCAACGCAGAGATCATATTCAATTTAAGAGGAAGGGAGGATGAAGATGAATAAGATATTACTACTTGAAGATGAGGATGGAGTAGCACGATCATTTATCAGATTACTAGGGCAAACTGATTATGAGGTGAGAAGGGCAGCTAACAGCGATGAATTCTTTCAAATTTATAATGAGTATAAACCTGATCTGATCCTACTCGACATTCAGTTGGGCAATAGTCAGCAAAATGGTGTACAGGTTTTTGATACGATACGGCGGAAAGAGGACTTTTCCAGTAAAGTAATAGTACTTTCAGCTCAAGCAACCCGAACTCAGGTAGCAGAAGCAATGAAGATGGGAGCAATAAATTATATAGAGAAAGGTTCATTTTTCCAGAAGGAGAAATTCCTGGCAGATATTCATCAGGCGATGGAATTAAGTAGAACTGAACAAGAAATTTTGAAACTGCGTTTGCTGAGTATGGATGCTCTGTTTATTGGCGAGTCTGAAGCGATAAAAAGGGTAAAGAAAAAGATATTAATGCTTTCGCCTAAGGAAATGAACATTTTGATCACTGGCGAGACAGGTACAGGCAAGGGAGTTGTGGCAGAACTTGTACACCGTTATTCTCTACGGGCTGATAAACCCTATAAAGTTGTTGATATCAAACTCATCCCGGACTCACTTTTAGAATCAGAACTATTTGGGCATCTCAAAGGTGCCTATACTGGTGCAGACTCTAATAAACCCGGTTACTTTGAAAATGCTGATACCGGTACGCTATTCATGGATGAGATATCTAATTTGAGCTCAAATGAACAATCTAAAATATTGACGGTGATAGAAGAAAAGAAGATACCTGTTGTTGGCTCGGGAGGGAAAACAAAGCAGGTGGATGTCCGCATCATTGCTGCATCTAATAAAGACCTTCCAGAATTATCAGTGCAGGGATATTTTCGAGATGACCTATATTATCGCCTGGCAGCAGGTAATATCCATATACCACCATTGCGGGAAAGGAAGGAAGATATCATGTTGCTGATGCAGCGTTTTCTGATCGATAATGCCAGAGAAAACCGGATGAAGCTTGATATTGACCTGGAAGCTATTGCCAGTGATCTACAATCCTATCCCTGGCCCGGGAATGTGAGAGAACTCAAGAACTTTGCAAACATTGTTACTGAATTATATGATATTGTCGATAATCAGGTGATCATCAAGGAATTTAATATCCACAAAAAACGTAATCATAAACTGGCAACAGTAATAAATAAAGAGAAAGAGGAAAATCCCTTTAATGAGATCATGCAAAACCCTGATTATCATTACGTGATGGATACTTTGGAGAAGAAATACCTGGAAACCCAGCTTGAGCTTCACAACCACAAAGTTACCCAAACAGCCAAAAACCTGGGACTGGAGAGAACTACTTTGTATAAGAAGCTTAAAAAAATGGGAATCTCTTTCTGATAAACATAGCTCTTAAGGGATGAAAACAAGGAAATTTATTAATACTGCAAATATTCTGCTGGTTCTTTTCCTCGGAGTTTGGATTATAATGTAAGATTAAACGGGACAAATTTTTATGAGTCTGGTGGGAAATTAGATTATATTGTTTTTCATTGGGATACACCAGGAAAAGATGCTGAGAAGGAATATGTGATCATCCCCTAATTAATCTGAGAGTTGGAAAAAACAAAGTGATAGAAATAAATATGAGATAAGTGATTAAAGATAAGCGATATATGAATAATACTATATAAGTTCAGTTAGCATGAATTTATCGAAGTTGTCTGGATATAATTTCTATTGTAATTTCATTTCATATAAAGCATTCTGGGAATCACTGACGAAGAAGAAGCTTTGGCGTTCAGGAACGTAGCAAACGCCTTCTGGTTTGGCAAAGGGTAGCGAGTATTCGGCTATTACTCCAGCTTCGGGAGTCCAGGCAAAAAGGGCTTCATTCTGATCGCTGACTATCCA contains:
- a CDS encoding sigma-54 dependent transcriptional regulator, which gives rise to MNKILLLEDEDGVARSFIRLLGQTDYEVRRAANSDEFFQIYNEYKPDLILLDIQLGNSQQNGVQVFDTIRRKEDFSSKVIVLSAQATRTQVAEAMKMGAINYIEKGSFFQKEKFLADIHQAMELSRTEQEILKLRLLSMDALFIGESEAIKRVKKKILMLSPKEMNILITGETGTGKGVVAELVHRYSLRADKPYKVVDIKLIPDSLLESELFGHLKGAYTGADSNKPGYFENADTGTLFMDEISNLSSNEQSKILTVIEEKKIPVVGSGGKTKQVDVRIIAASNKDLPELSVQGYFRDDLYYRLAAGNIHIPPLRERKEDIMLLMQRFLIDNARENRMKLDIDLEAIASDLQSYPWPGNVRELKNFANIVTELYDIVDNQVIIKEFNIHKKRNHKLATVINKEKEENPFNEIMQNPDYHYVMDTLEKKYLETQLELHNHKVTQTAKNLGLERTTLYKKLKKMGISF